The segment agatgagTTGCAACAAGGTTTTATATAGTGTTTTGACctacaagaagaagagaacaaaggaGAAATgggtgatgaagatgatgagatAGAGTGGGTGGACGAATCATGGTATAGTAAGGAAACTTTTATGAGAATGTGAGAGAGGAAATGTGAAGGGAGAGATAGAAAGGTGCAGAGtgaggtgaagaagaagaaagagaaagtggacaaggaAGAATGGTGGATGAAGAACAAGCACATGATCTTCAAATGTTTATGAGTCCAACTCATGAAACATAAATTCTTCTTATCCAAGATTTTGATGCAGTAGCATGTGGGTCACAAGCAATCCTGCACAACCAAAAAaaatgtattatttatttaatttttttgtgattttgattttttaggtCCAATTCAGTCCTCCCAACTATTCTCCTCACTCTAAAGTTTAATTATTGATTTTTAGGAGGTTGATGATACAAGAAATTGGAGCATCTATTTGAAAGTTGTGATGTTTaatgtttaatgtttaatattgggCATGGAAAACCCACACCAAGCTAGAGTGGGCTATTAATTTACTTATGTAACTCCTATTTAGTCTTTTTGACAACTACTACTTTGAGTTGGAGTGGAACCTAGGAACCTAGAAACAGGACTTGTTGGATTAGTCCAAAATGGTAGTTTTTAGTTAGCTTTTAGtaaaaaattgaaaacattttcatGAAAAAGGAAACTAAAGGGAATAAGGGAAATCCCATGCCCATGTATGGTGAAAAATTAATTAAGGAGATCAAATAttagaacaagagaaacaaagcaTGCCTAGATGGCCAGGTATGAAGAAAATGAAGGTTGAAGCAGGGAAATGAAGGAGGATGGATGACAGCTATGAAGGCATCCATGAGATTTGGATACAAGAAAAGAGGATTGTTTTCTTTACAAGTTGTTGGTTTGAAGGTTCAAGATTAGATTTGCAGAAGTTTGTAGAGTTGTTGTTGTTTATTTTGGATTTTCTATGCATGCATGTTGTGGGTTCTCTTCTAGCTTGCATAAAAAGATTGTAAGctttgtttatttaaaaaaaaagctCATATTCTAGAAAAAATTTGTTTGTAAAGGTGTTGTTTGATGCAATTTTTTTAATACCAAGTGTTGTTTATATAGTAATTTTTGTGAACTATATTGCACTCAAAATTAATTTCTTGAGCATAAAATCATACAAAATTCCTTAATTTTCTAAATTATATTGACAACCCCCAATAAACTTTCAATGTATGACACTTTTTCATCTATCCCATGGGAAAATAAGAACTATAATAATTCCATTAAGAAAGGGGAAACATCCATTGATCCTTTTGAGGTCATAAAAACTAAATGTAGATATGGTTCCATAATCGAGTTACTTGGTAGGGAATTATTTTGAAGGTTATACAAGAAGTGGGTGATTTGATCCCAATCCATAATTTTTGGAGATTGAACATGGTAATGGTGGTTGTTTTGATTTACTTCTCTATAGTAGAGATTATAAATGGACTACTAAGTGCTACAATGAGAAGATCAATAAGACAAGTGACGCAAATGGAAAAATTATTTCATATCAAATAAATAGAACATTTAGAAGGTGTTTCATTTAAGGCCCAAACATAGAGTGGAGTTGGAATTAAGAAATTTAATGCTTATGTACAAAGAGGATAGACACATTTAGAAGGGATTAAAAATCCCCACATGTAGTTTTCCAAAATTAGGAGTGAGATACCTATTGAGAGAATCATCCCCAATGAGGTAAACAATTCCTTGGATGCAAATAAATTCATACATTATTTCCATGATGCTTTCTAAGATTTTAGCTTAAGTTAGTGGGTATAATGTTAGAAATAAGGTACTTGCATTGTTATTAATATTTCTTGTTAATAATCAAAACCTACACATGGAAACTTTGTATGATTTTAGGGATTATCTAGTTAGTGAGATCCATAATGAAAGAGTTGATTTTAAAAGAATGAATCATCCTAAAGGACTCAAGAGGTATTAGGTTCTATGTTATATATGCTTGCATGCCTTAAAGAAAATGAGTAGGATGAcacattgaaaataaaataaaagattttgaAATCTTTTAGAGGCAAGATCAAGCTAGTGAAATTATGATCCATTCATATGGATAAACAGAATAGCTACTCATCTTACTACACTTTTAAAAATTACTTTAACATGAATCCACTATTAGAGAAGCTAATAGGAAAAACAAAGTTAATAGTGGAGATAATGAAATTAATCAAACCCATAGGTGGAACCTATGGAATGTTGAACCATAATTGGGAAATCCATTCTTCTTCAAAGTGTAAACTTGGGTCAATTTTGTTGAACTAATGACTAAGGCCTATAAATTATCTCATTTTATGTCTCCTAAAATTGATTTCATAAAAGTAATATGGCAATTACATTATGTTGAAAAATCTCATTTTAAAGTTTCTTCCTCTAGAAATATTTATTAAAGTTTTCTAAATTTTTGGAAAACAATGCAATAATATAATGATTGCCTCTATTGACAAAGTGGGTATGGCATGTGGTTCCTAAAGGCATCATGATTACAAGGAGTTTATTGATGGATTAAGAATATCTCAAAATAGATTTGGACTATATCATACATATGATGAGTCAAAAATCTAAACCAAgagctacaaaaatgatagaaaagATCATGGAAGAGATATAGTGTTAGAATATGCAAATCCACAATGCAACAATTTTATTTAGTCGATGTTGATTGTTGAATCCCAACATGCTCTTACATCAAGTGGATGGATGGGAAGGGGCAATGGGTGAGGTGATGGGAAAATATGTAGAGTATATGAGGGAAATGAAGCACCAAAGGGAAGAAATGTGTGCTGGGGATGTTTACTTTGGTGTCAGGGTCTTTGTTTTGGTTGTGCGTTTGTGGTTGAGGTTATGTGCAAGCCTGGCTGGTTTTTGTGATTTTATATGTGTAAAGTATGCAAAAAAATGTTAATATAAAAACAACTTAAAACAAATTATTCAATGATATTTGTTTACTTATAATAACTAATATGTTCATTAATCTAAAAATTagatttgcaacaacaaataaaatGTCTAGATTTATTTTAAAAAACTAACAAAGTGCCGAGGTTAAACTTAAACAAGAAATATAAAATGTAAAGAAGGGGATAAGAAATAACAAGTATGTTTGGTTATACTATCACATGGTCTATTAGGAAAATAGTGGAAGTGGATTGCATTCTTGGATTGAAATCATATTATTTTACATTGACATAATTTCATTAAAGAGTATACTTCATGTCTATGTTTTCCTATGCAATGTTTTGTATGTTTATGCACATTGGTGTCGACTCTAGTGTGTTTTGTCATTAGGTATATAAGATAATTTCTTGTCATGGCACAACTTTGTGCTCTATAGTTTTTGATATAAAGCCTTTGCACCTATCAACacctttttattttcttctaatattcacaAGTGCCTACAAATAGGAATCTTGGTGCATAAGACACATTCATGGATTTCTCTTGGTCATATCTAATTTCACTCAACAAAAGCATTATGGAGTAGGTTTTCATTTGTGTGGTCTTATGTGTTGGTTCAAGTGACTATAACAATAAACATATTACATGTAGTAATGGAGGAAGTGCAAGacaacaaaaaaatgatttttacatGCTTAGACTTTGTGGATGTGCCTCTTAACAACCCTCCCTTTTTTTTAATATTGTACTACCTTTAATCAATAaaattaaatatgaaatattcattaaaaaaataagTTATATGCTTAGGAAGAGTATGTGTGTAATAAGTCTTAGTTTACAATTTATTTTAGTCCAATCACTATTGTCTTGGGGGCAAAAGAATTGAACATGAAGATATAATGAGTGTTTTGATATATGAACAATCATTTCTATATGAAAAACAATATAAAGATAATTCTTACTTAAAAACAATCATAATGATTCTATTTAtaatgattaaacatgtatattaaaattaaaataaaactcaACCTTACACAAACCTTACACTACAATACTCTCCCTTTAAACCATAATAATGATATCATTATTTTTCAACAAACACTTGATTGCTAACCATATACTCAAAAATCCAAACCACCAATAATAAATGACACCAAtaaccttttctttcttctttataCTCTCTACCCACTCTTTTTAGAGCTATTGTAATCTCCTCCTTTCCTTTTTCATTCCATTTCGTTTTCCCACTACCTACTGCTCACATTAAACTCCATTTCCTCAATCATTCAAAGTATATGATTTGCACAATTCCCTATGAAAGACCCCATCTCATTCCTTTTAAATTGTCTTTCTTTAGCATAGTTTCCCATCTAGACCCCACTTTGATGGAACCCAATGTCCTAAACTTCTCCACATTACTCCCCCACCTCAATCCAAAGCCCCTAAATGAGCAATATATTTCTCAATCATCTCCTTTGTGTGCCCCTGAATGAGCAATATATCCCTTAATAATCTTCCTTTTAGGATGGGACCTCTAACATTAATCTTATCCTAACCTTAAAGTGGGCATTTTCTTTATGTATCACCCACCATACCAACCCTAAAAGTAAAACCAAAAATACACTTTTATGAAAAACACCTAATAGACAAAAATCAAAGTCCATGTGGCGGTTTTTCCAACACGCCACGTGAAAACCAGAATTCTAACATATGGATTATTTTATGTAATTCGTACATGAAACGGCAAATATACTGCGCTGACGTCACCGTTCCCACAGGCGGGACCGGTAACTGGGGCGCGCCTACTGACAGCGCCGGTGGTGAATTAGATTACAATTATTTTAGTTTCCTTAATAAGCAAAAAGATCGTTACACAGCTTTTCTGTTTTTATTTTTCCGTTAGAGGGAGTGGACGGGAAAGAAATACCTACCTGAGAGCGAGTGGCGAATTGTATCCCTCACGCACAGCGGCATGAAAATCTGCCATCTCTAAGGTCGCTAGTGGATCACGACGATCCCGGCGATCTCGATTTTATCTGGATTCGGTCGTGTGTGTGCAGGTGAAGTGTTAAAGCACGCTTGGGCACAATTAGGTGGAGTTTTGTATCATTCTTGTGATGGGCAGGCCTGACAAAGGCATGGGAATGCAATTATAAAGATTTTGAATCCAAAGTTTCTCCCGAGAAAGGCAACGTACTGGGTTTCTTGAAGGCTCTGTGCCTTGCATGAGGATACCGAACAGTGGAGGGCATTGTACGGACAAAAGATTGCTGGTGGAGGCATTGTTCTTGCTAGAGATTATGATGCCCATTTGGCCTAAATGCTGCTCTGAAGCCACAGAATTGCTGGATCCTACAATGCAGGTTGTTTGTGTTGTTTTTTAGGGTTTTAATTGAATTGTTACTATTGGGTTTTTTTCGCATTTTGGTTCTATATTTTGTGAAATAGGCTTGTGCTAGGATGAACGTTCCATGGTTTTTAATAGTTACTGATTACGAATTCTTGTATTAGGAATTTGCATATAATGCCTGGATAACTATATTAGGGCTTTTTTAAGGCTTCAGTTCGGCGAATTTTGATTTGGATTCCTTTTGGTTATTTGCATTGTGTTTGAACGTCGAGCTTTTTCCAATTCTTAATAGCTTAGTTAAAGGTAAAAGAGTTTTAAAGCCACATGGATTGATGGGTAAAATTGAACAGGCCTACTGTTAGGAAAACAAAATTGTAACCGGCACTACAAAGAACAGGAAAAATTGAGCTTAAGCTATAGAATATCTGGGAGAATTAATCATCTATTATAAAAACAACATACTGATTCGCAAGTAAAATTTCTGCAGGTTGGATAGCGTCCTTTTAATATCTGCTTACTACAAAGTGGAACCAAGCTGAAGCCCGAAGGTGAACTCTTTTGCTCCAAACTTTTAGCTATTGGGTCATGCAAGCGTCCTTGAATTCGTGCATTATTCAGAGACTACTATTTGCCTCTGTTAGTGGGTTGCAGCGGCAGATCCAGATTAGCTCAAAAGGATTGGGTATTTTGAGATGCTTTCAATGTAAGAGGAGCAATGGTGTGGAGGATTCTTGGGCATGGAGAAATGTGGAATTGGTACCAGAGAATGGATTTGAAATCTGTTGCTTCTCAGCTAAAAGGTGTTAAAGCAAAGCCTCCAATGCTTCAAAGAGCTAGAATTAAGGTCTGGTTTGTTCGAGTGAGTTCCAGTATTTTGCTATGGACATGCCTTATTCAGTTGATGGCTCTGGGAGAGCTCTGGCATCCTCATTTACCCATGGGCTGGCCTACTTGTTTCAATCGCCGCGAACTCGCTGCTGCTCAGATTCCTAACATTACCCAAATTAGCAACCATAGAACGGATGTCGTTCTTTTGCCTCCATATGCTGTTCCTTCACCTCGAGATGCTAATCCTCCACCAAGTGAGTAATGTTGCTGATTTTTCTCATTTCGTTATTACTGAATCATTGAAAACTTTTAAATGATCATGGTATCAAGGACTTAGTGAAGATGTTACCACAGTTTCAGACAACGGGCTCACAGAGAAGAGCTTCTTGAATTCACTGAGGAGGATCAGTTTGCAGACAAATGGTCCCATGAATGATGAAGTTTTCAGCTGTGTTGTATAGTTTCTAGGAATCTGCATATAAATCATTTATTACCTCAAAAATTCTTTGACCTAGCAAAAAAGTTCCTAGAAGATATCCGAGAAACCTCCAGTTGTCTCTTCTCCAGCACCCTCTCGAACTTCTTGCAAGTTTTCTGTCCAACAACCTTAATGCATCACGGTGTagtttgagtttgaatgtttttCCATACTTTTTAAAACGGCTTTCATTGAACCTTGTTCACGTTGAAAATAGGTGAAGTAGTTCTCCATGGGACATTATCCTTATTCCTATTTTTACAAGCTTGAATCAACATACCCAAGAGAAATTGTCTTTGTTATTAACTTATTTATGGATTCATATTCTATAATATCATGTCTAGGGTGGAAGAACATGCCTTTTGTCTAACGACAATGAAAATTATATACTCTGACCAAGGCCAATAGAAGTTGAGAATATTATATCTCTTAGAAATTCAATTCCAAAATGTTAAGGTTTTTCACCCATGTAATTTATATTTCATTACCTAAATGTATTTCACATTTATTTGAAAAATCAATATTTTACTAAGTTTATAGGCTGCTGACTGTCTACATGTGCTGCTTCTGTGATTACAAGTCTTCTAAAATCCTCGTGCTCTCTATGTTCTGCTACGCTTGAGACATATACTTTGCATATAGGTTATATATGTATTGTATACTTTGCATGTTCGACACTTGCCTCGGGCTGCTTCTTTGCTAGGGAGTATGGGCGATCATGTGGAAATTTTTTGGGTCATTATAATGGGTTTTAAGTCCATGGTTTATTACCATGTTATTGCAAATCTGCTTATTGGCCCAAGTGGCTTGCCTATAAATACTTGTACATGCATTAGGGTTAAACACAAACCATAAAACATCTTATTATATTACAAGTGGTTAAGTTAATGCAGTAATGGGTGCTGTTTTTGctggttttttcccaaaagggttttctaGCATAAATTCCTATGTTATATTGTCAATGTGCCATTATTATTGTCAATGTGCCATTATTTCTTCCATTTTATTTACAATTTTGTTAGCCTTGCTTCTCTTTGCATAGGTTTTATTGGTGTTGTTTATCTTTAATATTGCCACCAGAAATTGCTTTGATAAAAGTAAAAAAAGTATAATATTAACAATCATCGCTGAAATTGGAAACCATAGTCACATGGTTCAGGGTTGGCTTGTCATTTGTATAGCAATGTGATGGGCAAACTTAACTGGGGTCAGAAAGAgatgaagaacaaaaacaataaacTCAATAACTGTTTCCTAATGCAGCAAAAGCTCAGATTATGCAGATTAATAAAATGTAGATTGTTCATATTATTTAGGCTGTGTGCTATGTTACTTTATATTTTTTGATATtcttggttttctctagtttttggtgatttttttttttgagttcaAGTCTGAGTTTAGATTTTTTGGCTTGTTAAGATTTCTATCGAGACTGAATCGCGTGACTAGTTTTAGCATATGAGGGGTGGGATTAAATCATGGTACGTGTcttttaagaaatttttgatactTCGAGTCATGGATTGCTGTAGAGACTCTAAAGCTATATCCTAAGACACAACGTTATCAAATTCAGAAAAGAATCTATGTATTGGATCTTGTTGTTTCACATAAATCTTTTGTAGCCTCACCCTCTATTTTTACACATCATAACCTAATGATAGGATGGCTAGATCATTTCACAAATTGTAATAATTGCATAAATGGAAGCTTAAAGTTGTTAATACACATTTTTAAAAATACTGCGAGGGTTTGAGGATCCAACTGTAGTTATTTCAATTCATTCTGGATGGACATAAATGTTGGGGATAGAGTAGAGCAGGTGGGGATTAAATCTGATTACCTTCTATCTCATGCATTCTAGATCGTTCCATGGCTTATTACCAGGTCAATCTGTACAATTCCGTTAGTCGTCCAAATCTAATGCACATGTATAATTTTTGGACAAGAATCACTGAGTAAAATAGTCATTATTTTCTGTTTACCATTTCACATGTAGTAAGTATCCCATGTAAGTCTATGATATTCTACTCAAGAGAAGCTATCTTATGTATTGAAGGTAAAATTATCACTGCAGCATGCACGTGGAAcatttatctatttttgttttaaaatcagTTTGACAAAGGGAGGACATTTAAATAATTGATAAATTGTTCTAAATACTGACAAGTCTGATCGGTTGAAAATACATGTCTCACTATTTTTGAAGTAGGAGTTGCAGAGGTATTTAATTATTAGCACACTTTTGTTTTTGCAGGAATATATAAGAATAATGGCTACTTGAAGGTGTCCTGCAATGGAGGCTTGAATCAAATGAGAGCAGCGGTATGTTTACATATCGGAACTCGTTGTGTCATGTTAAGAACTTACATTAACATGTCTTTTATGTTTCCATGTTTGTAATGGCATAAAGATTGAGTGTTTTATTGAATTTAAGTTAAGCTGTAATCAGCAGCCTCGGAAAAAAGGTAATAATTTTACTGTCCAATTGAACAGATTTGTGATATGGTGACCATAGCACGGTATTTGAATTTGACTCTGGTGATTCCAGAGCTTGATAAGACATCATTTTGGGCTGATCCCAGGTATGCACATGTGCAGGTCTGGACTATTTTGTAGTGAAATAGAATTGTGAAATGTCCTGCTAGATATCTATAACACGGGATTTATCTTCATATTTTCCATTTTTTTCAGTGAGTTTGGTGATATATTTGATGTGAAACACTTCATTACTTCTTTGAGAGATGAAGTGCGCATCATAAAGAGACTCCCAGAGAAGTTTAATCGGAAGGCGCAGAGCAAACTATTTGTGATGCCACCTGTAAGCTGGTCAAGTCACAAGTACTACTTGAAACAGGTTTGCCTTTGTCAGCGGATATTTATGTAAATGTACCACCTTTTGGAagattttgatatttttatgtttCGTCATTTTTATAAATCCTTAAGAGGTGGTCTTACTAAAAGTGCAGTGTtgcagattctacctttgtttcgCAAAAATAAGGTCATCCATTTCAACAAGACAGATGCACGTTTGGCAAACAATGGACTCCCCTTGAAGCTTCAAAAGCTGCGTTGTAGGGTCAATTATAATGCTTTAAAATTTACTCCACGAATAGAGGATCTGGGTCAGAGATTAGTAAAGATGCTGAAAGACAAAGGGTTTTTCATCGCTCTTCATCTAAGATATGAGATGGACATGCTAGCATTTTCTGGCTGTACACATGGCTGCACTGAGAAAGAGGCAGATGAACTCACACAAATGAGGTTTGTTTAGAGACAATTGTTGTATGTTTGCAAACTAGCTTTTGTTGATGTCTGAGTCCTGACTGAGAGAATGGTGACATATCAGGTATGCATATCCTTGGTGGAAGGAGAAAGTAATCATATCTGAACAAAAACGATCAGAGGGCCTGTGCCCTCTGACACCAGAGGAGGCTGCACTGGTTTTGAAGGCCTCAGGCTTTAATAAGGATACACAAATCTATATTGCTGCAGGTGAAATATATGGTGGTGAAAAAAGATTGGCGGCATTACGCGCAGTGTATCCTAACATTGTAAATATCCTCCCTAGTTTCTTATATTTCTTCTCGAGTCAAAGATTATCATTAGTTTTATTAAGAGTTGCCCATATGATTGACTTTTAAGTGCTCATTCTATCACACTGTTCTCCAGGTTCGCAAGGAGATGCTTTTGAGTTCAAATGATCTGAAATCTTTCCAGAATCATTCATCACAAATGGCTGCATTAGACTATTTGGTCTCGATTGCAAGTGATGTTTTCATTCCCAGCTATGATGGGAACATGGCAAAGCTTGTTGAAGGGCACCGAAGGTTTGTATTACAAATTTAGACTCTCAAGGAGGTGCAACTTATACTCAGTAAAGTTCGCTCAAACTTTCATTATGAGTTTTTCCACTAAGTGCTTAAGCAAAAGGTGCTGAAATTGATTTCCTATTTTAATATGTGTTTGGTTGCTCTCCAGATATCTAGGATTCCGTGAAACTATTTTGCTAGATCGTAAAAAGTTGATTCCATTGCTTGATATGTACCAAAATCGGACATTGGTGTGGGATGAATTCAAAGTGAATGTGAGACAGGTACATAAGAATCGTAGAGGTGCACCTACACAGAGAAAAGTTATCTCTGAGAAGCCTAAAGAAGAAGACTACTTCTATGCCAACCCTCAAGAGTGCCTTTGTAATTCATCATCCCTTTCTAGTTCATGATGTCTGACTAGTTAGTAGTTTCAAGAATATACTAATTATACAATGAAAGAACTACTATGCCAGTTTCTATATCACCCGTGTC is part of the Cryptomeria japonica chromosome 10, Sugi_1.0, whole genome shotgun sequence genome and harbors:
- the LOC131030724 gene encoding rhamnogalacturonan I rhamnosyltransferase 1, with product MVWRILGHGEMWNWYQRMDLKSVASQLKGVKAKPPMLQRARIKVWFVRVSSSILLWTCLIQLMALGELWHPHLPMGWPTCFNRRELAAAQIPNITQISNHRTDVVLLPPYAVPSPRDANPPPRIYKNNGYLKVSCNGGLNQMRAAICDMVTIARYLNLTLVIPELDKTSFWADPSEFGDIFDVKHFITSLRDEVRIIKRLPEKFNRKAQSKLFVMPPVSWSSHKYYLKQILPLFRKNKVIHFNKTDARLANNGLPLKLQKLRCRVNYNALKFTPRIEDLGQRLVKMLKDKGFFIALHLRYEMDMLAFSGCTHGCTEKEADELTQMRYAYPWWKEKVIISEQKRSEGLCPLTPEEAALVLKASGFNKDTQIYIAAGEIYGGEKRLAALRAVYPNIVRKEMLLSSNDLKSFQNHSSQMAALDYLVSIASDVFIPSYDGNMAKLVEGHRRYLGFRETILLDRKKLIPLLDMYQNRTLVWDEFKVNVRQVHKNRRGAPTQRKVISEKPKEEDYFYANPQECLCNSSSLSSS